The DNA sequence cagcccagaaataggttggaagctttacttcttcaagcattgtacgtgcagcttcaatgagagttctattcttcctttcaacaactccattttgctgtggagttccaggagcagaaaattcctgctttattccattgtttttgcagaactcttccattatcaaattcttgaactcagtgccattatcactccttaaggttttcacagaatctttgaccaatttatccagatgtttgacatgatcaatcaagatagatgcagtttcactttttgtgtgcaagaaatacacccatatgtatctagtgaactcatccactatgaccaatgcatatttcttctttgcaatagacatgacatttactgggccaaatagatcaacatgtagtagatgataaggctcaagaattgatgattcagtcttgctcttgaatgaagattttctttgtttggccttctgacaagaatcacaaaggccattaggagcaaatactgactttggcagtcctctcacaagatctttcttgaccagttcatttatattgttgaaatttaaatcagagagtttcttgtgccaattccagctttcttcaattgatgctctactcatcagacagattgtagaaccatcagtaattgttaaaagcttagcttcataaatgttaccacgcatgtatcctttcataacaactttgcctttagatttactcacaacttcacagtgttcttcaaagaaatcaacatgataacctctgtcacagatttgacttatactcagcagattgtatttaagtcctgagaccagagctacttctttaatgatgacattacCAAGATTGATATCGCCATATCCCAattttttccaatgttgccatctccataagaaacatttgggccagctttctccacaaagtctgatagcagggccttagttccagtcatatgtcctgaacatccactgtccagaactagaatatttttcctgttgccctgcaatcacaaagaccactaattattagttttaaggacccagacttgcttggatcctttggccttattaagtttgttaacatttgcagcggatttagcatcagagtttatgttaacatttttcttatcagaacttacactatcagactttgaatcagaatttacattagaagaaacaatggaaactttcttcaaagaaggttttaattgataataatcatagtacaaactatgatattccttacaagtataaatggaatgccataaactaccacaatgaaaacaaggattttgtggtttaaatctaacagactgacttttaactcctgattttgaaggtaaggagttaatgttcttattcttcctgcaaaaagaagccagatggttagaacttccacagttatgacatgttttcctaggagcatcaggaacaggtttataatcattgcttttatttacaccttcatttacattcctatttttcctaggtgattctaccttgtttgcattcttaacatctttcagcttatgcttaagctgcttcttagtcattaagcctatgtttacttcagttgtcttttcctgttttagtttgtcagaagttaatccctctctaacttttgatttatcattatcagacttttcagttacaaacttaacagattttaactttggcttttgcttaacaacaggcttaatttctacagttcctatatcattcttatcttctccataacctaagccctctttccaattttcactacttagcaaattttgagttgttctgccagagttagtccaagtcctgattatctctctttccttttctaactcaatttttagagattcattcatttttagcacttcatccctaacataaagagcatcatctctatccttctgagtttgatggaacataactaactctttttctaagaaatcatttcttttcttaaaagcaagattttcagaagttaatctttcacatgttaaagtttgatctctataactaacaaacatggttttaagatatcttctcaactcattaatatcatcagtatgaaaagtataagtagtctgaggtacctttgtttcagcagtttcagaattgctctcagcactttctttatcagcatttgccatcaatgcatagttctcctcactttcagagtctgaggtgtctgtccagtttttctgctttgtgacaagagccttgcctttgtcaccctttaccttcttgcagtcaggagatatgtggcatttctcaccacagttatagcatttgacattggtataatctcctctatcagactttcctcctctgccttcagatcttctgaaattcttcttatcagaacttatgcctttcctggaaaacttcttttccttcctgaacttcctgtatgcaatctttgtgatccctttcaccataagagcacacagcttcatcatctcctcatcagcatcagtctcaggcaagctttcagaatctgagtcatcatcactttcagaacttgatgactcagtatcagactttgttaaaagagctttacccttgtctttccttgagctagcttccttgggggattcttcttcagccttaagagcaattgttcttgactttcctccttttctcttgcttctttgttccatctcaagttcatgagacttgagcattccataaatttcatcaagagttgtttcatcaagattgtaattgtctcttattgttgttcccttcaaatcccaacattcaggaagagctaacaggaatttaagttttgaatcttcaagatcatactccttattaaccagtgacagatcattcaagagtttgacaaatctatcatataaatcagtcaatgattcattagcctttgaatcaaagtgttcatactcttgagtgagtattgtcttcctgttctttttaatcgtatcagttccctgacaccttgtttccagagcatcccatatctctttagcagtcttgcagttaattaccctgtttgacattacattatcaatggcactatgcagtaagtgtcgtaccttagcatccttagtaattgatgcgatatcttcagcagtataatcactcttttcctttggtacggtttttgctgcttcacctgcaactgcaacagcgagcttggttggtttgtgaggcccttccttgattctatcaagatattctggatctgtagcttccagaaacatggtcatcctcaccttccatatggcatatttagatggtctcagtatgggaactctgatggtttcataccgactttgaatttgtgtctttggaggttcttcagttttggtaggcttagttggagtttctgtgtcatacatgattgtgtttggatctttaactgtatgtgataagctctgataccacttgttaggtcacacacattgtagagggggtgaatacagtgtgtaatacaatcaaatcgaactttaatatcttgagtaacagaaaacaaactttattgaaacaataaactctgttacagtatggaactgttacctctcagtgatgaacaaatatcacgagagctgctagggttacaatgaattatcttctcgaatatgataacacttctagtataaaccctatgtctgtgtttatatactacacagttacaagataatcgctaattgatatggaatataattctgcttcctaaaatatatcaatcagatatcttttcttccaagtattccattcttcacggaactccttcttcatgcatatttcttcttatgtttatctcgatcttctttcctttaatcaactactttccttatttgatcgtccttcagcacttaaattctgatatccaacttctgatgattatctcctgataatataagtactgatatccttaagtcctgacttccagtataagtactgattcccagttaagtactgatttgtcctgttaagtaagatctgaaaactaaacataaatcatattggccatgacattatcaaatatatctaacataaataattaaacttgtaatagaatagaaaaatataagagttcccactagcactaggccacacaagcattccacttatgctaatagttgtaaacaacactaataCAAGATgttatataaactcaatatctttccaaatatgaaagtttaagtactcgtgtcaaggaacaacctccaagtgttagcttccggaaatcatatcaaaaacatatataaaatatgcctcaaactttccattttctaacaaaaACTACTAACTATAAAATAAACTATTAACATGAATTGACTTGTATTCTCTCTAAACTTTATTTTCCatagtattattttaaaaataattaagtaatagcaaatgactttagtaacatttattaacttttaaaatgaaaattattgatttaacgatTGTATTTGTTACTTTCCATCACAACGTGTATttactttaaattaaaaattatattttaacaATAACAAATTTATGGGTTGTATTTTgattatattaagtaatattaaattaagtttaataacatctatttacttttaatttgtaaattaatatttatcgataattaattaatattaaataaactatattgaaaaggttaattataagataattatcaatttatattaattaatattaaattatctaaagaacagatatatggttcataagatagagatacaattcgtttcacacaaataaaactaatatgttagatttctatatcaagtaaaacaatgcaaaactAGAATTATTGTGGAAAATTTCATAACTTATTCAATTCTTTTTAACCACGTAACTATTTTTTGCGGGAACcaatttaatattgatattaatataattattttaattcatgTTTCGCATGGATGATgaataattctctacaaatattaattcaatatttttagtctatcgcacgggttatcaactatctatactaataagAAAATCATGTTTAGGTCCTAAATATTGGTACTCACtagaaaattatacaactatttttaaaattttatgtaataaaatctcaaccgaaaaaaattaacttctactctgtgtaaattttattttccttcaatttttatttgttgctGAATATCCAAGCGTTactttaatttaaaataatcgtattagtaagttaacatgtcaGATTTATATAAGTTAATAATTAGGTGCATGCACAACTAGAACTATACGGGTAAAATTTGAGAGTTACACTTAACTCCgattttttaactacatattttaacaGCATTTTCtatattatatttagatctgGATTCTGCACCGATTATGAGTTTCAGTTTTATGTAAATAATAATGtgatactattatttttaatttcggcTCGTGCTTGACACGGGTTACCAAATAGTGTAATTTAATTTGATTCGATTTGATTAATAAATAATGATCAAACATTCAAACTTTTAAAAAATAGTCAAAAAAACGAATCATCTTTTAAGCAGTCTTGAACTACATATGGTCTTTACAACCAACCCATGGGCCTGGGCCTCTCTGCATCTGGATAAGTGGCTAGCAGCAAGGGTTCTCTTTCTATCGAAAGCCCAACAACACCTCTAGCTGGACATCAAATCTACGCCTACTAAACCAACAAAAACGGGGCCCGTCAAATGGTATTAGCTGCCCGAATGGAAccaaattaaataaaaaataaaaataaaaaattcatttccTTGTACACAGAATATTTCGGGACGATTCTAGAGGTTTCTGATATACAATAAGAAATTTTATTTGTCATCACTAGAATGTACTCGATAGTTCGTACCGAAAACTTAAGTATTAAGAAATTCGAAATAGCTTATGTTATCTCTAAGATTGATCGTACTTAATATTCTTTCCATATCAAAATCCTATCTAATCTGCAACAACAACAAAAATAACTTTTTCATTTATTCACATATTCCAAAATATAATACACatttatagaaaaagaaaaagcaTAAAAGAGTATTCATTACCCCATAATCCATAAATAACAACACACATatatagaaataaaataaaagatATCATAAAAACAAAATCTTAGGGAAAATTACAATTTCACCCCTCAAACGTACCCATCAAGAATTATTACTTGCTAACATAGTACATGTGGGTCGGTGCAATGGAGTACTAGAGTACTAACCCCGTGTGTGTGTATCAACTATATAAACAGAAGTACTACGCTTTCAAGAGATTTGTCCTAAACTCAATTCTATCAAACCTTGCTAGTTTCCAAAACACacgcacacaaacacacacaaaTATTTTCTGGTCTTTTGTTTATTTTTTTCTTGTGAATTTGAATTGTGAATGGTGGAAATCTTAAGTAACTGGTTGATGATCTCCCCATATCCAACAAGGGGAGTTTCTGTTTCTTCAATCTTCTGCTTTGCTTCTTGTAAGGAAGCCTGGTACTTTCGTTGCATTGGCCTTGACCCTTGATATTTTTCACCACAATTTTCTTGTTTTTTTAGGGTTTTCATCAAGAAACACATAAACAAACAACCCCTTGATTGATTTTTGTTGAATTCTGTTAGTTTGATTGATTTATTCAAGATAACCCGAAAGTCGAAAACAAGACTTGTTGAGAAGATGTTTTTGTCTAAGCAAAAGAAGAATCAGGGTGAGAGAGGGAACAGGTTGTTGGTGAGTGTGACTGTTATGGGTAGTGCTGGTCCTATTCGGTTTGTGGTTGATGAGAAGGAGCTTGTTGCTAATGTTATTGATATGGTTCTTAAGAGTTATGCTCGTGAAGGGAGGCTTCCTGTTCTTGGATCGAAAATCGATAATTTTGTGCTGTACTCTCCTATTGCTGGAACGGAAGGTATCATCATTGTGCCTTAACTtgtttcgtgttttgactttttgtGATTATGTTAGTTGTAATGTTATGTGTAGCTGAATTTAGACCGAGAAATTGTCTTTTGAGATGTTTAGAGAATTTAACATGTATAGATTGTCATGTGTAGCTGAATTTAAAATTTGGACCCAGAAATTGTCTTGTTGGGATCTTTAGAGGATTTAACGTAAATTTTACAATTGGGAGAGTCGGGAAGATTAAATGTACACCAACGTTGTGCCTCAGACTATGTTGTTTTAATTGTTTCGTTTAAGACCCTGCCTATTGAGTATGTGTAGCATTAATCGTTTGTTTGGTATGATAGATTCATTTTGTATTGTAGAACATGTTTATATCGAATGTGATTCTAGGTTGCGCTCAAAGCTTGGTGAGAGCTTAATATAAGAATTGGGAATAGTTGAGTTTTGTATTACAATTAACAATGTTAGAACAGGCAATTATTAGTGCAATGCACTGGGGGATTCAATTAGTAACATATACATTATAGACACTTGATTTGCACTTTCCTCGTTGATTCTGTGGTTAGCAATCAAACAGTTACACATATAGGATGCACTTTTATGCTGTGTTCTGTTTTAGCTAATGTGTTTTAATTGATCTGTTTTCAGCATTGAGCCCTTGGGAAACAATTGGATCGTTTGGTGTTAGGAACTTTATGATGTGCAAGAAGCCAGGGGTGGATaaggaaattgagcaagatgCAACGGCAGCAATCAATCGAAAGGGTTCTGGAAGCTGGAAGGCATGGTTTAACAAATCTCTTAATCTGAAGGTTTGTTCCCATTAAATTGAAACAAGTGATTGGGGGATCACTTAAATTAGATTTTGAAATGAATTTTGTTTCATGTTCAAAATTATTTATGTTCTTTTGTTGTTGGTTTTATTTCAAAATTTGTTTCAGTTGTATGCTAGAACAACAAATGTAAACCTCTGGAAGGTTGGTTTTGATAATGAATAAGAACTGCCAGACTTTTGGTGATCTGGTTTATATTTGTGGCATATTTGAAATATAAA is a window from the Apium graveolens cultivar Ventura chromosome 1, ASM990537v1, whole genome shotgun sequence genome containing:
- the LOC141674521 gene encoding uncharacterized protein At4g22758-like; translated protein: MFLSKQKKNQGERGNRLLVSVTVMGSAGPIRFVVDEKELVANVIDMVLKSYAREGRLPVLGSKIDNFVLYSPIAGTEALSPWETIGSFGVRNFMMCKKPGVDKEIEQDATAAINRKGSGSWKAWFNKSLNLKVCSH